The following coding sequences lie in one Actinomyces capricornis genomic window:
- a CDS encoding CoA-acylating methylmalonate-semialdehyde dehydrogenase, with protein MKTISHWIDGQYYEGSPVGRFPVENPGTGEVEAELLQASDADLDHAVEVAARAQKEWAAYSLAKRTAIMFRMRELVLAHQDEMARMIVEEHGKNYSDAIGEIQRGRETLDFSTAINLALKGEYSYDISSGVDIHTLRQPVGVVAGICPFNFPAMVPMWMHPVAIATGNAFILKPASATPSAALLTAELYKEAGLPDGVFNVVSGNRDMVSGILKHPGIDAISFVGSTPVAHIVQDTGVAHGKRVQALGGANNHAIVMPDSDLDFAAQHICAAAFGAAGERCMALPVVVAVGGCGPDLARRVKAHAERIKVGYGMDEGVEMGPVIDAKSKEFIIGLINEGESKGGEVVLDGRGLVIPGHENGHFLGPTIVDNVPLDSELYSQEVFGPVLSIVHAETYEEAIGIVNASPFGNGAAIFTNDGGVARRFELDVEAGMVGINVPIPTPVAYYSFGGWKESLLGDTHIHGPEGVRFCTRAKAITSRWPSEKTYAATMSFQREE; from the coding sequence ATGAAGACGATCTCCCACTGGATCGACGGCCAGTACTACGAGGGCAGCCCGGTCGGGCGCTTCCCCGTCGAGAACCCCGGCACCGGCGAGGTGGAGGCCGAGCTCCTCCAGGCCTCCGACGCCGACCTCGACCACGCCGTCGAGGTGGCCGCCCGGGCCCAGAAGGAGTGGGCGGCGTACTCCCTGGCCAAGCGCACCGCCATCATGTTCCGCATGCGCGAGCTCGTCCTGGCCCACCAGGACGAGATGGCCCGCATGATCGTCGAGGAGCACGGCAAGAACTACTCCGACGCCATCGGGGAGATCCAGCGCGGCCGCGAGACCCTCGACTTCTCCACCGCCATCAACCTGGCCCTCAAGGGGGAGTACTCCTACGACATCTCCAGCGGCGTCGACATCCACACCCTGCGCCAGCCGGTGGGCGTCGTCGCGGGCATCTGCCCCTTCAACTTCCCGGCCATGGTGCCCATGTGGATGCACCCGGTGGCCATCGCCACCGGCAACGCCTTCATTCTCAAGCCGGCCTCCGCCACGCCGTCGGCCGCCCTGCTGACCGCCGAGCTCTACAAGGAGGCGGGCCTGCCCGACGGCGTGTTCAACGTCGTCTCGGGCAACCGCGACATGGTCTCAGGGATCCTCAAGCACCCCGGGATCGACGCGATCTCCTTCGTGGGCTCCACCCCGGTGGCCCACATCGTCCAGGACACCGGCGTGGCCCACGGCAAGCGCGTCCAGGCCCTGGGTGGGGCCAACAACCACGCCATCGTCATGCCCGACTCCGACCTTGACTTCGCCGCCCAGCACATCTGCGCCGCCGCCTTCGGGGCCGCCGGCGAGCGCTGCATGGCCCTGCCCGTGGTCGTGGCCGTCGGCGGATGCGGCCCGGACCTGGCCCGGCGCGTCAAGGCCCACGCCGAGAGGATCAAGGTCGGCTACGGCATGGACGAGGGGGTGGAGATGGGCCCCGTCATCGATGCGAAGTCCAAGGAGTTCATCATCGGCCTCATCAACGAGGGCGAGTCCAAGGGCGGCGAGGTCGTCCTCGACGGCCGCGGCCTGGTCATCCCCGGTCACGAGAACGGCCACTTCCTGGGCCCCACCATCGTGGACAACGTGCCCCTGGACTCCGAGCTCTACAGCCAGGAGGTCTTCGGGCCGGTCCTGTCCATCGTCCACGCCGAGACCTACGAGGAGGCGATCGGGATCGTCAACGCATCCCCCTTCGGCAACGGCGCGGCGATCTTCACCAACGACGGCGGTGTGGCCCGGCGCTTCGAGCTCGACGTCGAGGCCGGGATGGTCGGCATCAACGTGCCCATCCCCACCCCGGTGGCCTACTACTCCTTCGGCGGGTGGAAGGAGTCCCTCCTGGGCGACACCCACATCCACGGACCCGAGGGCGTGCGCTTCTGCACCCGGGCCAAGGCGATCACCAGCCGCTGGCCCTCGGAGAAGACCTACGCCGCGACCATGTCCTTCCAACGCGAGGAGTAG
- a CDS encoding MFS transporter: protein MPEPRPPAPQGPRSPVRLRLYAWVTGLVLGSLDAILALRIALGPGAGGSWITSPLAVVLLMCGSAAVGSAAGAPVIRRLGVRAAGAGADLLLIIGAVLAALPEARVDAALALGAAALGAALVGLGAGLLLLVAPQACHELALPGHRRLMPQAIALVPVGAALGLLGSWWLAYPLTAGWLGVVAVALAHLGMVLALPPSPVWLAGRGRDLEAFGVLRRLHGALEAAVAIDWARHEAGMAAEQQPLTLADLRVRGIRRAAGAAAVLVIAQEAPLGAAAIILAPAVILVLGGSGAQVAVSAVGWLLIAVLAILLAAATTARRFIAVMLGVSLAVIASTLLVALTAVSGRAALWLAVIPLVVIAGAQQALVLPACQGAVDPRVPPWLVGAQRRMVAVGRSLARIPALAVPLVALERGGPEVMAWVFFAMALASAVVVMARLPREIGVP, encoded by the coding sequence GTGCCTGAGCCCCGCCCGCCCGCGCCGCAGGGGCCGCGCAGCCCGGTGCGCCTGCGCCTGTACGCCTGGGTGACGGGGCTTGTCCTGGGATCGCTCGATGCCATCCTGGCGCTGAGGATCGCTCTCGGCCCCGGTGCGGGCGGGTCGTGGATCACCAGTCCACTGGCCGTGGTCCTCCTCATGTGCGGATCGGCGGCGGTGGGGTCGGCCGCAGGCGCCCCGGTCATCCGCCGCCTGGGGGTCCGGGCGGCTGGGGCGGGGGCCGACCTGCTCCTCATCATCGGTGCCGTCCTGGCCGCACTCCCGGAGGCCCGCGTCGACGCTGCCCTCGCCCTGGGAGCCGCTGCCCTGGGAGCCGCCCTGGTGGGCCTGGGTGCGGGGCTGCTGCTTCTGGTGGCGCCGCAGGCCTGCCACGAGTTGGCCCTGCCCGGCCACAGGCGCCTCATGCCCCAGGCCATCGCCCTGGTCCCGGTGGGTGCGGCGCTGGGACTGCTGGGCTCCTGGTGGCTGGCGTACCCACTGACCGCGGGCTGGCTGGGAGTCGTGGCGGTGGCACTGGCCCACCTGGGGATGGTGCTGGCCCTGCCCCCGAGCCCGGTCTGGTTGGCCGGCCGGGGGCGCGACCTCGAGGCCTTCGGGGTGCTGCGCCGCCTGCACGGCGCCCTGGAAGCGGCAGTGGCTATCGACTGGGCGCGTCACGAGGCGGGCATGGCCGCCGAGCAGCAGCCCCTGACCCTGGCCGATCTGCGCGTCCGGGGGATCCGACGGGCCGCCGGCGCCGCTGCGGTGCTCGTCATTGCCCAGGAGGCGCCTCTGGGCGCCGCCGCCATCATCCTCGCCCCGGCCGTCATCCTGGTCCTGGGAGGATCGGGGGCCCAGGTGGCGGTCAGCGCCGTGGGATGGCTCCTCATCGCAGTCCTGGCGATCCTGCTCGCCGCGGCCACCACCGCCAGGCGCTTCATCGCGGTCATGCTCGGGGTGAGCCTGGCGGTCATCGCCTCCACACTGCTGGTCGCCTTGACGGCGGTCTCCGGGCGGGCCGCACTCTGGCTCGCCGTCATCCCCCTGGTGGTCATCGCAGGGGCCCAGCAGGCACTGGTGCTCCCGGCCTGCCAGGGCGCGGTGGATCCGCGCGTGCCCCCATGGCTGGTGGGGGCGCAGCGCCGGATGGTGGCCGTGGGCCGGTCGTTGGCGCGCATCCCGGCGCTCGCGGTCCCCTTGGTGGCCCTGGAGCGCGGCGGCCCGGAGGTGATGGCCTGGGTCTTCTTCGCCATGGCCCTGGCCTCGGCAGTCGTGGTCATGGCGCGCCTGCCTCGCGAGATCGGTGTGCCCTGA
- a CDS encoding zinc-binding dehydrogenase: MTSNEAVQTPEKTISDTIPETMMAAVLRDPARGLQIETLRTPRPKAGEVLIKVAACGLCHSDLHVMGGAIAFPLPAVLGHEVSGTIVEVGPGNENIGLEVGQRVAGGFLMPCGQCEACASGRDELCGPFFELNRLKGVLYDGTTRLATTEGEPVAMYSMGGLAQYAVVPATAVAPVPESIDMVPAAILGCAAMTGYGAVRRGADLRFGESVAVVAVGGVGTNIVQIARAFGASQVIAIDVDDDKLAPMLDYGATAVVNSATHDARQEVLRLTGGRGVDVSFEALGIPATWTTALDVLADGGRMVPIGLGAGVQTAGVEINRTVRRSQSILGSYGARTRQDLPAVVELAASGVISYKEIVSRRLPLQEAGLGYEALHNREIRGRAVVDMSL; encoded by the coding sequence ATGACGAGCAACGAGGCAGTCCAGACCCCTGAGAAGACCATCTCCGACACCATCCCCGAGACCATGATGGCCGCAGTCCTGCGCGATCCCGCCAGGGGCCTGCAGATCGAGACCCTGCGCACCCCGCGGCCCAAGGCGGGCGAGGTCCTCATCAAGGTGGCCGCCTGCGGCCTGTGCCACTCCGACCTTCACGTCATGGGCGGCGCCATCGCCTTCCCCCTGCCTGCCGTCCTGGGGCACGAGGTCTCGGGCACCATCGTGGAGGTCGGGCCCGGCAACGAGAACATCGGGCTGGAGGTGGGGCAGCGGGTGGCTGGGGGCTTCCTCATGCCCTGCGGTCAGTGCGAGGCCTGCGCCTCTGGGCGAGACGAGCTGTGCGGCCCCTTCTTCGAGCTCAACCGCCTCAAGGGGGTCCTCTACGACGGCACCACCCGCCTGGCCACCACCGAGGGCGAGCCGGTGGCCATGTACTCCATGGGAGGGCTGGCCCAGTACGCCGTCGTGCCCGCCACTGCGGTGGCGCCCGTGCCCGAGAGCATCGACATGGTTCCCGCCGCCATCCTGGGCTGTGCGGCCATGACCGGCTATGGCGCCGTGCGCCGCGGGGCCGACCTGCGCTTCGGGGAGAGCGTGGCGGTCGTCGCGGTGGGGGGAGTGGGCACGAATATCGTCCAGATCGCCAGGGCCTTCGGCGCCAGCCAGGTCATCGCCATCGACGTCGACGACGACAAGCTCGCCCCCATGCTCGACTACGGCGCCACCGCGGTGGTCAACTCCGCTACCCACGACGCCCGCCAGGAGGTTCTCCGGCTCACCGGTGGACGGGGGGTGGATGTCTCCTTCGAGGCCCTGGGCATCCCCGCGACCTGGACCACCGCCCTGGATGTTCTCGCCGACGGCGGGCGCATGGTGCCCATCGGCCTGGGGGCCGGGGTGCAGACCGCCGGGGTGGAGATCAACCGCACCGTGCGCCGCTCCCAGTCGATCCTGGGCTCCTATGGGGCGCGCACCCGTCAGGACCTGCCCGCCGTGGTGGAGCTGGCGGCCAGCGGCGTCATCAGCTACAAGGAGATCGTCTCGCGCCGCCTGCCGCTGCAGGAGGCGGGCCTGGGCTATGAGGCGCTGCACAACCGGGAGATCCGGGGCCGCGCCGTCGTCGATATGTCCCTCTAA
- the guaA gene encoding glutamine-hydrolyzing GMP synthase yields MTTSQTPADHPAGPVLVVDFGAQYAQLIARRVREASVYSEIVPHSMPVADMLAKEPAAIILSGGPSSVYADGAPGIDPALFDAGVPVLGICYGFQAMAQALGGRVGRTGTREYGHTPATVASASCLFAGTPADQVVWMSHGDAVQAAPEGFEVTASTDQTPVAAFEDRGRRLYGLQWHPEVLHSEHGQSALVNFLHHEAGIPASWTPGNIIEEQVARIREQVGDAHVICGLSGGVDSSVAAALVHRAVGDQLTCIFVDHGLLREGEREQVVRDYAEGMGIRVIAVDESERFLAALAGVTEPEAKRKIIGREFIRSFEAAQRRVVEEVGAAGGQIRFLVQGTLYPDVVESGGGEGAANIKSHHNVGGLPEDLDFELIEPLRELFKDEVRTIGRELGVPAKIVARQPFPGPGLGIRVIGEVTADNLRILRAADAIAREELSAAGLDEEIWQCPVVLLADVRSVGVQGDGRTYGHPIVLRPVSSEDAMTADWTRLPYDVLARISNRITNTVPEVNRVVLDCTSKPPGTIEWE; encoded by the coding sequence GTGACGACCAGCCAGACTCCCGCAGACCACCCCGCCGGGCCCGTCCTCGTGGTGGACTTCGGCGCCCAGTACGCCCAGCTCATCGCTCGCCGCGTGCGCGAGGCCTCCGTCTACTCCGAGATCGTGCCCCACTCGATGCCGGTGGCGGACATGCTGGCCAAGGAGCCCGCCGCCATCATCCTGTCGGGCGGACCCTCCTCGGTCTACGCCGATGGGGCGCCGGGCATCGACCCCGCCCTGTTCGACGCCGGGGTCCCGGTCCTGGGCATCTGCTACGGCTTCCAGGCCATGGCCCAGGCCCTGGGCGGGAGGGTCGGGCGCACCGGGACCCGGGAGTACGGCCACACCCCCGCCACGGTGGCCTCCGCCAGCTGCCTGTTCGCCGGCACGCCCGCCGATCAGGTGGTGTGGATGAGCCACGGCGACGCCGTCCAGGCCGCCCCTGAGGGCTTCGAGGTCACCGCCTCGACCGACCAGACCCCGGTGGCCGCCTTCGAGGATCGCGGACGCCGCCTCTACGGGCTCCAGTGGCACCCCGAGGTGCTCCACTCCGAGCACGGCCAGTCCGCCCTGGTCAACTTCCTGCACCATGAGGCCGGCATCCCCGCCAGCTGGACGCCGGGCAACATCATCGAGGAGCAGGTGGCGCGCATCCGCGAGCAGGTGGGCGATGCCCACGTCATCTGCGGTCTGAGCGGCGGGGTGGACTCCTCGGTGGCCGCGGCCCTGGTGCACAGGGCGGTGGGCGACCAGCTCACCTGCATCTTCGTGGATCACGGGCTGCTGCGCGAGGGCGAGCGCGAGCAGGTGGTGCGCGACTACGCCGAGGGCATGGGCATCCGCGTCATCGCCGTCGATGAGTCCGAGCGCTTCCTGGCCGCACTGGCCGGGGTCACCGAGCCCGAGGCCAAGCGCAAGATCATCGGCCGGGAGTTCATCCGCTCCTTCGAGGCCGCCCAGCGCCGGGTCGTCGAGGAGGTCGGCGCCGCCGGCGGGCAGATCAGGTTCCTGGTCCAGGGCACCCTCTACCCCGACGTCGTGGAGTCCGGCGGCGGGGAGGGCGCCGCCAATATCAAGAGCCACCACAATGTGGGCGGCCTGCCCGAGGACCTCGACTTCGAGCTCATCGAGCCGCTGCGCGAGCTGTTCAAGGACGAGGTGCGCACCATCGGGCGCGAGCTGGGCGTGCCGGCCAAGATCGTGGCCCGCCAGCCCTTCCCCGGCCCCGGCCTGGGCATTCGCGTCATCGGGGAGGTCACGGCCGACAACCTGCGCATCCTGCGGGCCGCCGACGCGATCGCCCGCGAGGAGCTGAGCGCGGCGGGCCTGGATGAGGAGATCTGGCAGTGCCCGGTGGTGCTCCTGGCCGACGTGCGCTCCGTGGGCGTCCAGGGCGACGGGCGCACCTACGGCCACCCGATCGTGCTGCGCCCCGTGAGCAGCGAGGACGCCATGACCGCCGACTGGACCCGCCTGCCCTACGACGTCCTGGCCCGCATCTCCAACCGGATCACCAACACCGTTCCCGAGGTCAACCGCGTGGTCCTGGACTGCACGTCCAAGCCCCCGGGCACCATCGAGTGGGAGTGA
- a CDS encoding ATP-binding protein — translation MAGQHYRPRVVDSLVDDVLGYSGGLLIEGVRACGKTMTGRRHASSEIAMDSGLPQVRAALELDPGLLLDGRVPRLIDEWQVAPVLWNAVRREIDSRQAVGQFILTGSSVPAEDAVRHSGAHRISRVRMRPMTLFERGLATGEVSLMALFNGEEPERTLDSGVDVRQCLEALVHGGWPGDLDATTAQAQRHLRDYIDDLVTIDIGRLDGEPRRDPVRMQALLRALARHVASEVSFSSIVKDMSGRAITAETVAAYINALKRLFVIEEQPAWAPHLRSRYAVRTSSKLHFVDPALAAAVTATSVERLMQDLETAGLWFESQVVQHVRIFAELHGGRIYHYRDKAGKEADVVVELDDGRWAAMEVKLGARQIPSAQGSLAAFVRDIDTARTGAPVFTAVVTANGPTMRMPDGALTFPLSALRP, via the coding sequence ATGGCCGGGCAGCACTATCGTCCCAGGGTTGTCGACTCATTGGTGGACGACGTCCTGGGGTACTCGGGGGGACTGCTCATCGAGGGGGTGAGGGCTTGCGGCAAGACCATGACGGGGCGGCGTCACGCCTCCTCCGAGATCGCCATGGACTCCGGCCTGCCCCAGGTGCGGGCAGCTCTGGAGCTGGATCCAGGTCTCCTGCTGGATGGGCGGGTGCCACGGCTCATCGACGAGTGGCAGGTAGCGCCGGTCCTGTGGAATGCCGTGCGGCGGGAGATCGACAGCAGGCAGGCGGTGGGGCAGTTCATCCTCACCGGATCCTCCGTCCCTGCTGAGGATGCTGTGCGCCACTCGGGGGCCCATCGCATCTCTCGGGTGAGGATGCGCCCGATGACCTTGTTCGAGCGCGGACTCGCAACGGGAGAGGTCTCACTGATGGCGCTGTTCAACGGCGAGGAGCCTGAGCGCACGCTCGACTCGGGCGTCGATGTGCGCCAGTGCCTGGAGGCACTGGTGCACGGAGGGTGGCCCGGCGACCTTGATGCCACAACGGCACAGGCGCAACGGCACCTTCGCGACTACATCGATGACCTGGTCACTATCGACATTGGCCGGCTCGATGGTGAGCCGCGGCGCGATCCGGTCCGCATGCAAGCGCTTCTGCGCGCCCTGGCCCGGCATGTCGCCAGCGAGGTCTCCTTTTCCTCCATCGTCAAGGACATGAGCGGCAGGGCGATCACGGCGGAGACGGTGGCAGCCTACATCAACGCTCTCAAGAGGCTCTTCGTCATCGAGGAGCAACCCGCGTGGGCGCCGCATCTGCGGTCCCGCTACGCGGTGCGCACCTCCTCCAAGCTCCACTTCGTCGACCCTGCCCTCGCCGCCGCGGTGACCGCCACCTCGGTGGAGCGGCTCATGCAGGACCTGGAGACAGCCGGGCTGTGGTTCGAGTCCCAGGTGGTCCAACATGTGCGCATCTTCGCCGAGCTTCACGGGGGCCGCATCTACCACTACCGCGATAAGGCGGGTAAAGAGGCTGATGTGGTGGTCGAGCTCGACGACGGACGCTGGGCCGCCATGGAGGTCAAGCTCGGCGCCCGGCAGATCCCCTCTGCCCAGGGATCGCTGGCGGCCTTCGTGAGGGACATCGATACCGCGCGCACCGGGGCGCCGGTCTTCACCGCGGTCGTCACCGCGAATGGCCCGACGATGCGGATGCCCGACGGCGCACTCACCTTCCCGCTCAGCGCGCTTCGCCCCTAG
- a CDS encoding DUF4230 domain-containing protein: MGVMGAVKRIGVGAGALVLAGGGFAAGVTYANWGDPVITAHGIEQQISTSSELTTVKVTHTGLIRYEEGSIPLINKKTFNMIYSANVRVGVDLTDVDVTVEGKQITVEIPKATVQQIAIDPSSIVMYDKSFTLISGSSEEDVTAAIAEAEADISKNLDDETLMATADQQAEDVIEGLLQPLTTGSQGYTIQFVHDDGPVPQ, translated from the coding sequence ATGGGCGTGATGGGCGCGGTGAAGAGGATCGGCGTGGGGGCCGGAGCCCTGGTACTGGCGGGCGGCGGATTCGCTGCGGGTGTGACCTACGCGAACTGGGGCGACCCGGTCATCACCGCGCACGGGATCGAGCAGCAGATCTCCACCAGCTCCGAGCTGACCACGGTCAAGGTCACCCACACCGGTCTGATCCGCTACGAGGAGGGCAGCATTCCCCTGATCAACAAGAAGACCTTCAACATGATCTACTCGGCCAATGTCCGGGTGGGCGTCGACCTGACGGATGTCGACGTCACCGTTGAGGGCAAGCAGATCACGGTGGAGATCCCCAAGGCCACGGTCCAGCAGATCGCGATCGACCCCAGCTCCATCGTCATGTACGACAAGAGCTTCACGCTCATCAGCGGCAGCAGCGAGGAGGATGTCACGGCGGCGATCGCCGAGGCCGAGGCCGACATCTCCAAGAACCTGGACGACGAGACCCTCATGGCCACCGCCGACCAGCAGGCCGAGGACGTCATCGAGGGCCTCCTCCAGCCCTTGACCACCGGCTCGCAGGGCTACACGATCCAGTTCGTCCACGACGACGGCCCCGTCCCCCAGTAG
- a CDS encoding alpha/beta hydrolase family protein translates to MTRSPCTSRPLALTVEGQRLGGLAYIPDDASFTPAPLVVCCHGMEGSHTRVAPMARRFAAAGAVAVCFDFRGGGGSASDGDPLAMSVLTELADLEAVLAAACAWTEVDSSRVALFGLSLGGAVAALAAARRPQQISALALWYPALGLARDLRAHFRSLEAVPAEFDYRGSRLGRAYARDAWGLDVDAELSAYRRPVLLVHGDQDRAVPLSVSLRAASALPDAEVVTIPGAAHGFGDANWERAMRTTTGFLAWNGILEG, encoded by the coding sequence ATGACACGCTCCCCCTGCACCTCCCGCCCCCTGGCCCTCACCGTGGAGGGCCAGCGCCTCGGCGGCCTGGCCTACATCCCCGACGACGCCTCCTTCACCCCCGCGCCGCTGGTCGTGTGCTGCCACGGCATGGAGGGCTCCCACACCCGGGTCGCCCCCATGGCCCGGCGCTTCGCCGCCGCCGGGGCCGTGGCGGTGTGCTTCGACTTCCGCGGCGGGGGCGGCAGCGCCAGTGACGGCGACCCCCTGGCCATGTCCGTCCTGACCGAGCTGGCCGACCTGGAGGCCGTGCTCGCGGCGGCCTGCGCATGGACGGAGGTGGACTCCTCCCGGGTAGCGCTCTTCGGCCTGAGCCTGGGAGGGGCCGTGGCCGCGCTCGCGGCCGCCCGGCGCCCCCAGCAGATCAGCGCCCTGGCCCTGTGGTACCCGGCCCTGGGGCTGGCCCGCGACCTGCGGGCCCACTTCCGCAGCCTGGAGGCCGTGCCCGCGGAGTTCGACTACCGGGGCAGCCGCCTGGGGCGCGCCTACGCGCGCGATGCCTGGGGACTGGATGTCGATGCCGAGCTCTCCGCCTACCGCCGCCCGGTGCTCCTGGTCCACGGCGATCAGGACCGCGCGGTGCCCCTGTCGGTCTCCCTGCGGGCTGCCAGCGCCCTGCCCGACGCCGAGGTGGTCACCATCCCCGGTGCCGCCCACGGCTTCGGGGACGCCAACTGGGAGCGCGCCATGAGGACAACCACCGGCTTCCTGGCCTGGAACGGCATCCTGGAGGGGTGA
- a CDS encoding acyl-CoA dehydrogenase family protein produces the protein MTLDPASSTPSSNDSVSSSPSEAFGAFFDDSLRDSATTLIRQAGAWAAEVDAASRTPRPLLEELAGAGLLDLGVEARLAAGPRADDVSAPAALIAALATQCMTTAFGLWAHRVVQEYLARGERSAATEGVLADLRAGRRFGATAMAAGLKWLAGVGDLAVHAEPQGTGWRLSGFIPWVSVLLEDSVMVVPARTPQGTIVVWVPVSQVRVSPVTGLLALDATASGSVTLDGVAVGAHQVISTDLAAFARGFKPTMLALQSSFSVGLIQRSLAESASAADRDGNAVFASDLARLRDDVEAHRRRWQALVADVGAASAREILEVRLQASDLAVRATRLEATLAGGRGYRLASGAARRLREAAFLPVQSPSEGHLRWELSSLD, from the coding sequence ATGACACTGGACCCCGCTTCCTCGACCCCCTCCTCCAACGACTCCGTCAGCAGTTCCCCCAGCGAGGCCTTCGGCGCCTTCTTCGACGATTCCCTCAGAGACTCTGCCACCACCCTTATCAGGCAGGCCGGCGCCTGGGCCGCCGAGGTCGATGCGGCTTCGCGCACCCCTCGGCCGCTGCTGGAGGAACTGGCAGGGGCCGGCCTGCTGGACCTGGGCGTGGAGGCGCGCCTGGCCGCCGGCCCCCGCGCCGATGACGTGAGCGCCCCCGCCGCACTCATTGCCGCCCTGGCCACCCAGTGCATGACCACCGCCTTCGGCCTGTGGGCCCACCGCGTGGTCCAGGAGTACCTGGCCCGTGGTGAGCGCAGCGCGGCCACCGAAGGGGTCCTGGCCGACCTGCGGGCCGGACGGCGCTTCGGGGCCACGGCCATGGCCGCCGGGCTGAAGTGGCTGGCGGGCGTGGGCGATCTGGCCGTCCATGCCGAGCCCCAGGGCACGGGATGGCGCCTGAGCGGCTTCATCCCCTGGGTCTCCGTGCTCCTGGAGGACTCCGTCATGGTGGTCCCGGCACGCACGCCCCAGGGCACCATCGTGGTCTGGGTGCCGGTCAGCCAGGTGCGGGTATCCCCGGTCACCGGCCTGCTGGCCCTGGATGCCACCGCCTCGGGCAGCGTCACCCTCGACGGCGTCGCCGTGGGCGCGCACCAGGTGATCAGCACGGACCTGGCCGCCTTCGCCCGGGGCTTCAAGCCCACCATGCTCGCCCTGCAGTCCTCCTTCAGCGTGGGCCTCATCCAGCGGTCCCTGGCCGAGAGCGCCTCCGCCGCGGACCGGGACGGCAATGCCGTCTTCGCCTCCGATCTTGCCCGGTTGCGCGACGACGTCGAGGCTCACCGGCGCCGCTGGCAGGCACTGGTGGCCGACGTGGGCGCGGCCAGCGCCCGAGAGATCCTGGAGGTCCGCCTCCAGGCCTCCGATCTGGCGGTGCGCGCCACCCGCCTGGAGGCCACCCTGGCCGGCGGGCGCGGGTACCGCCTGGCCTCGGGTGCCGCGCGGCGCCTGCGCGAGGCCGCCTTCCTACCCGTCCAGTCACCCTCGGAAGGACACCTGCGGTGGGAACTGTCGTCGCTCGACTGA
- a CDS encoding ABC transporter ATP-binding protein, whose product MGTVVARLNDVGVAYSGVDALKDISLEITHGRQLAVLGPSGAGKSTLLGLLTRELGPSSGSIEWPAARLREGVVRQQPLLFEWLTIRENVGFGQRLRANEPDEALVDELLDLLGITAVAGAYPDQVSGGQAQRASFARALAIRPDLLILDEPFSALDPATRSDLQLWLRGELTSRGLSSVLVTHDLDEALVLADEIVLISAGSIVGRWPNPAPAADQAAALAHPLRTPIRQAYDSTASTRSAIPVPGAGAGEAVGTTVPTAVFDGSKNQDEPVDERR is encoded by the coding sequence GTGGGAACTGTCGTCGCTCGACTGAATGACGTCGGGGTCGCCTACAGCGGCGTCGATGCGCTCAAGGATATCAGCCTGGAGATCACCCATGGGCGCCAGCTGGCGGTCCTGGGCCCCAGTGGTGCGGGGAAGTCCACGCTCCTGGGGCTGCTGACCCGCGAGCTGGGCCCCAGCTCGGGAAGCATCGAGTGGCCGGCCGCGCGCCTGCGCGAGGGCGTGGTGCGCCAGCAGCCGCTGCTCTTCGAGTGGCTGACGATCCGTGAGAACGTGGGCTTCGGGCAGCGGCTTCGGGCCAATGAGCCGGACGAGGCACTGGTCGATGAGCTGCTCGACCTGCTGGGCATCACGGCCGTGGCCGGGGCCTACCCCGACCAGGTCTCGGGCGGCCAGGCCCAGCGCGCCTCCTTCGCCCGTGCCCTGGCCATCCGCCCCGACCTGCTCATCCTCGATGAGCCCTTCAGCGCCCTGGACCCGGCCACGCGCTCGGACCTGCAGCTGTGGCTGCGAGGGGAGCTGACCTCACGGGGCCTGAGCAGCGTGCTGGTCACCCATGACCTGGATGAGGCGCTCGTCCTGGCCGACGAGATCGTGCTCATCTCGGCGGGCTCCATCGTCGGGCGCTGGCCGAACCCCGCGCCGGCCGCGGACCAGGCCGCCGCCCTGGCCCACCCCCTGCGCACGCCGATCCGGCAGGCCTACGACTCCACGGCATCCACGAGGTCGGCCATCCCCGTCCCCGGAGCCGGGGCGGGGGAGGCGGTGGGTACCACGGTGCCCACCGCGGTATTCGACGGATCCAAGAACCAGGACGAGCCCGTTGATGAGCGCAGATAG